Proteins co-encoded in one Afipia sp. P52-10 genomic window:
- a CDS encoding NADH:flavin oxidoreductase/NADH oxidase, producing MACWLFTRQPASGFYIHESSCRLQWPDVHGTRAPASFILRDIKPDGEWTPTMSALFSPRKVGGLNLANRIVVSPMCQYSAIDGIAQPWHLIHVGNLMMSGAGLVIMEASAVNEVGRGTHGCLGLYSDAHEHALGNLAREAKKLSGAKLGIQLTHSGRKSSTRTIPERWKGEPLPPEEGAWIPVAPSPLAFDRHWQTPTSLDAAGIEQITDDFANAASRAARAGFDLVEIHGAHGYLLHNFLSPLSNQRTDQWGGSLENRMRFPLAVARAVRAVWPSSRALGFRLNSTDWHPDGFTLVDAVLFAKELASAGIDYVVMSSGNIAPGISIPPASPGHQVPFATAVKRRTGLIAMAVGMIARPEQAEAIIAADEADFVAIGRPMLDNPRWGVHAAAALGVDIDYPPQYLRARPNNWLGFSYVHPNAKPPATSRQLDRPPSVAWDRPKGG from the coding sequence ATGGCGTGCTGGCTGTTTACGCGTCAGCCCGCGAGCGGATTTTACATCCATGAAAGTAGCTGCCGTCTGCAATGGCCGGATGTTCACGGCACGAGAGCTCCAGCATCATTCATTTTGAGAGATATCAAGCCCGACGGGGAATGGACACCAACGATGAGCGCACTTTTCAGCCCACGGAAAGTAGGAGGCCTCAACCTCGCCAATCGGATCGTGGTGTCTCCGATGTGCCAGTATAGCGCGATTGATGGCATCGCGCAGCCATGGCATCTGATTCACGTCGGCAACCTGATGATGTCCGGTGCGGGTCTCGTCATCATGGAGGCGAGCGCGGTCAACGAGGTCGGCCGCGGGACCCACGGATGCCTTGGCTTATACAGCGACGCCCATGAACACGCGCTGGGCAATCTGGCTCGCGAAGCGAAGAAACTATCCGGCGCCAAGCTTGGCATTCAACTCACGCATTCGGGCCGCAAGTCGTCGACCCGCACAATTCCCGAGCGATGGAAAGGTGAGCCTCTGCCGCCGGAAGAAGGCGCATGGATTCCCGTCGCCCCCTCACCGTTGGCGTTCGACCGTCATTGGCAGACACCGACGTCACTCGACGCCGCAGGGATCGAGCAGATTACGGATGATTTTGCGAATGCGGCCTCACGCGCCGCACGCGCAGGCTTTGACCTGGTCGAGATTCACGGTGCGCACGGCTATTTGTTGCATAACTTTCTCTCGCCCTTGTCCAACCAGCGCACGGATCAGTGGGGCGGGTCGCTCGAAAATCGGATGCGTTTCCCGCTTGCGGTCGCTCGCGCTGTCCGCGCCGTATGGCCGTCGTCGCGCGCCTTGGGCTTTCGTCTGAACAGCACCGATTGGCATCCGGATGGGTTCACGCTGGTGGATGCCGTCCTGTTTGCCAAGGAACTCGCATCCGCGGGGATCGACTATGTCGTCATGTCATCGGGAAATATCGCACCGGGTATTTCGATTCCGCCCGCGTCACCCGGCCACCAGGTTCCGTTTGCCACCGCAGTTAAACGACGCACCGGCCTCATCGCCATGGCCGTGGGCATGATCGCTCGTCCCGAGCAGGCCGAGGCAATCATCGCAGCCGATGAAGCCGATTTCGTCGCGATTGGCCGGCCGATGCTCGACAATCCACGCTGGGGTGTTCACGCTGCAGCGGCGCTTGGCGTCGATATCGATTATCCGCCGCAATATTTGCGCGCACGCCCCAACAATTGGCTCGGCTTCTCCTACGTGCATCCCAACGCCAAGCCGCCGGCGACGTCTCGGCAGCTCGACCGACCGCCGAGCGTTGCATGGGATCGACCCAAAGGCGGTTAG